Proteins encoded by one window of Kribbella flavida DSM 17836:
- the dcd gene encoding dCTP deaminase, with amino-acid sequence MLLSDRDILAELEAKRVQLDPFDATMVQPSSVDVRLDRFFRVFENHRYPHIDPAEEQPDLTRMVEPEGDEPFILHPGEFVLGSTYELVTLPDDVAARLEGKSSLGRLGLLTHSTAGFIDPGFSGHVTLELSNVATLPIKLWPGMKIGQLCFFRLSSPAEHPYGSTKYGSRYQGQRGPTPSRSHQNFHRTDI; translated from the coding sequence GTGCTGCTCTCCGACCGCGACATCCTGGCCGAGCTCGAGGCGAAACGGGTCCAGCTAGACCCGTTCGACGCAACGATGGTGCAGCCGTCGAGCGTCGACGTGCGCCTGGACCGGTTCTTCCGGGTGTTCGAGAACCACCGCTACCCGCACATCGACCCGGCCGAGGAACAGCCCGACCTGACCCGGATGGTCGAGCCGGAGGGCGACGAGCCGTTCATCCTGCACCCCGGTGAGTTCGTGCTGGGGTCGACGTACGAGCTGGTGACGCTGCCCGACGACGTGGCGGCGCGGCTGGAGGGCAAGTCCTCGCTGGGCCGGCTCGGCCTGCTCACCCACTCCACCGCCGGTTTCATCGACCCGGGCTTCTCCGGGCACGTGACGCTGGAGCTGTCGAACGTCGCGACGCTGCCGATCAAGCTCTGGCCGGGCATGAAGATCGGCCAGCTGTGCTTCTTCCGGCTGTCCTCGCCCGCCGAGCACCCGTACGGCTCGACGAAGTACGGCTCGCGCTATCAGGGGCAGCGTGGCCCGACACCGTCGCGCTCGCACCAGAACTTCCACCGCACCGACATCTGA
- a CDS encoding (Fe-S)-binding protein, with protein MQILAIVVSLAIAAVGIALFGRTIGHLVSVIRLGQPAQRSDHPGQRTMTMLRETLGHTRMLQWSHIGVLHWFVAASFVGLILSLVTAFGQLFDAHFALPIVGHWVVFEWITEILSWAGLLTILGLIVIRLRHRPTGSEGRYSRFYGSRTWQGYYVEYTILGVVICILALRALEYGLASQLGEASRWHFPLTWFLGEAVTGWPESRLENAVYLVAMIKILISFAWMITISLNATMGVAWHRFTAWPNIWFKRKADGGTALGALQPISVSGKPIDFENIEELDEDSPLGVGKVEDFTWKGLLDFTTCTECGRCQSQCPAWNTEKPLSPKLIVMNLRENAYTKAPYLLASSDEERSSLPDLVKAEMERPLVGSPDVAVIDEDALWACTSCGACVQQCPVDIEHVDAIMDMRRYQVLIESSFPSELNGLFKGLENKGNPWNMNPSGRMDWAKGLPFEVKQVGTDVETLAEVEYLFWVGCAGAFEDRAKKTTQAVAELLNIAGVSFAVLGDGETCSGDPARRAGNEFVFQQLAMQNAEVFKETGAKKVVSTCAHCFNTLKNEYSQLGVELDVIHHTQLLNRLVREGKLTPVAPADSSLNGQKITYHDPCYLGRHNQVYDAPRELLELIPGAEYAEMPRNRTKSFCCGAGGARMWMEEKIGSRINVNRTDEAVATGADKIATGCPFCRVMLSDGLTAKQADGSAGEQVEVADVAQLLLASVKRGES; from the coding sequence ATGCAGATCCTCGCCATCGTCGTCTCGCTCGCGATCGCCGCGGTCGGGATCGCCTTGTTCGGCCGGACGATCGGGCACCTGGTGTCCGTGATCAGGCTCGGTCAGCCGGCCCAGCGCAGCGACCACCCGGGGCAGCGGACCATGACCATGCTCCGGGAGACCCTCGGGCACACCCGGATGCTGCAGTGGAGCCACATCGGCGTGCTGCACTGGTTCGTCGCGGCCAGCTTCGTCGGCCTGATCCTCAGCCTGGTGACGGCGTTCGGGCAGCTGTTCGACGCGCACTTCGCGCTGCCGATCGTCGGCCACTGGGTGGTGTTCGAGTGGATCACCGAGATCCTCAGCTGGGCCGGCCTGCTGACGATCCTCGGGCTGATCGTGATCCGGCTGCGGCACCGGCCGACCGGGTCCGAGGGCCGGTACAGCCGGTTCTACGGCTCGCGGACCTGGCAGGGCTACTACGTCGAGTACACGATCCTCGGCGTGGTGATCTGCATCCTCGCCCTGCGCGCGCTGGAGTACGGCCTGGCGTCCCAGCTCGGCGAGGCGTCCCGCTGGCACTTCCCGCTGACCTGGTTCCTGGGTGAGGCGGTCACCGGCTGGCCGGAGTCCCGGCTGGAGAACGCCGTCTACCTGGTCGCGATGATCAAGATCCTGATCTCGTTCGCCTGGATGATCACGATCTCGCTGAACGCCACGATGGGCGTCGCCTGGCACCGGTTCACCGCCTGGCCGAACATCTGGTTCAAGCGCAAGGCCGACGGCGGCACCGCGCTCGGCGCGCTGCAGCCGATCAGCGTCAGCGGCAAGCCGATCGACTTCGAGAACATCGAGGAGCTGGACGAGGACTCGCCGCTGGGTGTCGGCAAGGTCGAGGACTTCACCTGGAAGGGTCTGCTCGACTTCACCACCTGCACCGAGTGCGGCCGCTGCCAGTCGCAGTGCCCGGCCTGGAACACCGAGAAGCCGCTCTCGCCGAAGCTGATCGTGATGAACCTGCGGGAGAACGCGTACACCAAGGCGCCGTACCTGCTGGCCTCCTCGGACGAGGAGCGCTCCTCGCTGCCGGACCTGGTCAAGGCCGAGATGGAGCGCCCGCTGGTCGGCTCGCCCGACGTCGCGGTGATCGACGAGGACGCGCTGTGGGCCTGTACGTCGTGCGGCGCGTGCGTGCAGCAGTGCCCGGTCGACATCGAGCACGTGGACGCGATCATGGACATGCGCCGCTACCAGGTGCTGATCGAGTCGTCGTTCCCGTCCGAGCTCAACGGGTTGTTCAAGGGCCTGGAGAACAAGGGCAACCCGTGGAACATGAACCCGTCCGGCCGGATGGACTGGGCCAAGGGCCTGCCGTTCGAGGTCAAGCAGGTCGGCACCGACGTGGAGACGCTGGCCGAGGTCGAGTACCTGTTCTGGGTCGGCTGCGCGGGCGCCTTCGAGGACCGGGCGAAGAAGACCACCCAGGCCGTCGCCGAGCTGCTGAACATCGCCGGCGTCAGCTTCGCCGTCCTGGGTGACGGCGAGACCTGCTCCGGCGACCCGGCGCGCCGGGCCGGCAACGAGTTCGTCTTCCAGCAGCTGGCGATGCAGAACGCCGAGGTGTTCAAGGAGACCGGCGCCAAGAAGGTCGTCTCCACCTGCGCGCACTGCTTCAACACGCTGAAGAACGAGTACTCCCAGCTCGGCGTCGAGCTCGACGTCATCCACCACACCCAGCTGCTGAACCGGCTGGTCCGCGAGGGCAAGCTGACCCCGGTCGCTCCGGCCGACAGCAGCCTGAACGGGCAGAAGATCACCTACCACGACCCGTGCTACCTGGGCCGGCACAACCAGGTGTACGACGCGCCGCGGGAACTGCTGGAGCTCATTCCCGGCGCCGAGTACGCCGAGATGCCGCGCAACCGGACCAAGTCGTTCTGCTGCGGCGCGGGTGGTGCGCGGATGTGGATGGAGGAGAAGATCGGCAGCCGGATCAACGTGAACCGGACCGACGAGGCGGTCGCGACCGGCGCGGACAAGATCGCCACCGGCTGCCCGTTCTGCCGGGTGATGCTGTCCGACGGACTGACCGCCAAGCAGGCCGACGGCTCGGCCGGCGAGCAGGTCGAGGTCGCCGACGTCGCCCAGCTGCTGCTCGCCTCGGTCAAACGTGGCGAAAGCTGA
- a CDS encoding collagen-like protein, producing the protein MELDHYLESVRRSVENATALADDQTRSVAQRLGATLDDAGRLALISALSDAAGEISRELSPGSVELRMAGGRPEFVVTPAPSQLAGADDDLDDDTDDHDTGATDLAPDADEPTARITLRLPLSVKNKVDEAATAEGISSNAWLMRTVMTALTGDRGRRGPRPPRPPRPPRGGIFGPDGPLGPDGPLGPDGVFGPDGVFGPDGPFGPDGVFGDGRRGDRRGERRGDRDRDRGHKHGRGGRGPGQRMTGWAQ; encoded by the coding sequence ATGGAACTTGACCACTACCTCGAGTCGGTCCGCCGTAGCGTGGAGAACGCCACCGCGTTGGCCGACGACCAGACCCGCTCCGTGGCCCAGCGCCTCGGAGCCACGCTGGATGACGCGGGCCGCCTGGCCCTCATCTCAGCCCTGTCCGACGCCGCCGGCGAGATCAGCCGAGAGCTGTCCCCCGGATCGGTCGAGCTCCGGATGGCCGGCGGCCGCCCCGAGTTCGTCGTCACCCCCGCCCCGAGCCAGCTGGCCGGCGCGGACGACGACCTGGACGACGACACCGACGACCACGACACCGGCGCGACCGACCTCGCCCCGGACGCCGACGAGCCGACCGCGCGGATCACGCTGCGGCTGCCGCTGTCGGTGAAGAACAAGGTCGACGAAGCGGCCACCGCCGAGGGCATCTCCTCGAACGCGTGGCTGATGCGCACCGTGATGACCGCGCTGACCGGCGACCGCGGCCGCCGCGGTCCGCGGCCGCCCCGTCCCCCGCGCCCGCCGCGCGGCGGCATCTTCGGCCCGGACGGCCCGCTCGGCCCCGACGGCCCGCTCGGCCCGGACGGCGTGTTCGGTCCCGACGGCGTGTTCGGCCCGGACGGACCCTTCGGTCCCGACGGCGTCTTCGGCGACGGACGCCGGGGCGACCGGCGGGGTGAGCGCCGCGGCGACCGTGACCGCGACCGTGGGCACAAGCACGGCCGCGGCGGACGCGGCCCCGGCCAGCGGATGACCGGGTGGGCGCAGTGA
- a CDS encoding MarR family winged helix-turn-helix transcriptional regulator: MATDTNDALDNLERELVTMARRLRGLQRTLSDEAHPDLEPAQYALLNHVEELAPVRMADLVAALEVDKGPVSRACARLEEEGLLKRAADKSDARATLLTLTASGKRKLAAARKKRHRVIEDLLKDWSPTQVKTFANQVSKFNKLAG; encoded by the coding sequence GTGGCAACTGACACGAACGACGCGCTGGACAATCTGGAACGGGAGCTCGTCACGATGGCGCGCCGGCTGCGCGGGCTGCAGCGGACGCTGTCCGACGAGGCGCACCCGGACCTGGAACCGGCGCAGTACGCGCTGCTCAACCACGTCGAGGAACTCGCACCCGTGCGGATGGCGGACCTGGTGGCGGCGCTCGAGGTCGACAAGGGTCCGGTCAGCCGGGCCTGCGCGCGACTGGAGGAAGAGGGTCTACTGAAGCGGGCCGCCGACAAGTCCGACGCCCGGGCCACGCTGCTGACGCTGACCGCCAGTGGCAAGCGCAAGCTGGCCGCGGCGCGGAAGAAGCGTCACCGGGTGATCGAGGACCTGCTGAAGGACTGGTCGCCGACCCAGGTGAAGACCTTCGCCAACCAGGTCTCGAAGTTCAACAAACTGGCCGGCTGA
- a CDS encoding alkaline phosphatase D family protein has protein sequence MTGAAAALAVTGNLPEIERADAGSTGRPDRRDPFTLGVASGDPLPGAVVIWTRLAPEPLAPFGGMDRRPVSVQWQVAEDEHFRRVVRHGTTQARPEASHSVHVDVRGLRPWRHYWYRFRVGNQLSPVGRTRTAPADDQTVPVLTMAFASCQAWWEGWYTAHADLARREHDVVFFLGDYMYEFGIDRGIRPHSNEDYVTRETVTLDEYRNRYASYKMDPDLQAAHASAPWVVTMDDHEVINNWADEAHPSAPPAQFLVRRANAFRAYWEHMPLRLAQLPKGPDMQLYRRIRFGRLAEFSVLDTRQYRSDQAYGDGSKAPGPETLDPARTLTGAEQERWLLDGWTASQARWNVLAQQNALAQLDVKDGPEILVPMDTWDGYAASRDRVLGGAHQRRIRNLVSIGGDLHRSVASDLKLNFADPDSPTVGSEFVGTSITSGLDGMDLDPGGATLLRENPHIKFGNFQRGYVSCTITPRRWISDYRVVDRVTVPNGTVSTRAQLLVEDGRPGIQKL, from the coding sequence GTGACCGGGGCCGCCGCCGCGCTGGCGGTCACCGGCAACCTGCCGGAGATCGAACGGGCCGACGCCGGCTCCACCGGCCGGCCGGACCGGCGCGACCCGTTCACGCTCGGGGTCGCCTCCGGTGATCCGCTGCCGGGCGCGGTGGTGATCTGGACCCGGCTGGCGCCGGAGCCACTTGCGCCGTTCGGCGGGATGGACCGCCGCCCGGTGTCCGTGCAGTGGCAGGTGGCCGAGGACGAGCACTTCCGCCGCGTCGTCCGGCACGGCACCACTCAGGCCCGGCCCGAGGCGAGCCACTCGGTGCACGTCGACGTCCGCGGGCTGCGGCCCTGGCGGCACTACTGGTACCGCTTCCGTGTCGGCAACCAGCTCAGCCCGGTCGGCCGGACCCGGACCGCGCCGGCCGACGACCAGACCGTGCCGGTGCTGACGATGGCGTTCGCCTCCTGCCAGGCCTGGTGGGAGGGCTGGTACACGGCGCACGCCGACCTGGCCCGGCGCGAGCACGACGTGGTGTTCTTCCTCGGCGACTACATGTACGAGTTCGGCATCGACCGGGGGATCCGCCCGCACTCGAATGAGGACTACGTCACCCGCGAGACGGTGACGCTGGACGAGTACCGCAACCGGTACGCGTCGTACAAGATGGACCCCGACCTGCAGGCGGCGCACGCGTCCGCGCCCTGGGTGGTCACGATGGACGACCACGAGGTGATCAACAACTGGGCGGACGAAGCCCACCCGAGCGCCCCGCCGGCCCAGTTCCTGGTCCGGCGCGCGAACGCCTTCCGGGCGTACTGGGAGCACATGCCGCTGCGGCTGGCGCAACTGCCGAAGGGCCCTGACATGCAGCTCTACCGGCGGATCCGGTTCGGCCGGCTGGCCGAGTTCAGCGTGCTCGACACCCGGCAGTACCGCTCGGACCAGGCGTACGGCGACGGCTCGAAGGCGCCCGGCCCGGAGACGCTCGACCCGGCGCGCACGCTCACCGGCGCCGAGCAGGAGCGTTGGCTGCTGGACGGCTGGACCGCGTCCCAAGCCCGCTGGAACGTGCTCGCCCAGCAGAACGCCCTGGCCCAGCTGGACGTGAAGGACGGTCCGGAGATCCTGGTGCCGATGGACACCTGGGACGGGTACGCCGCGTCCCGCGACCGGGTCCTCGGCGGCGCCCACCAGCGCCGGATCCGCAACCTGGTCTCGATCGGCGGCGACCTGCACCGCAGCGTCGCGTCGGACCTGAAGCTGAACTTCGCCGATCCGGACTCGCCGACCGTCGGCAGCGAGTTCGTCGGCACGTCGATCACCTCGGGGCTGGACGGCATGGACCTCGACCCGGGCGGCGCCACGCTGCTGCGGGAGAACCCGCACATCAAGTTCGGCAACTTCCAGCGCGGCTACGTCAGCTGCACGATCACCCCGCGGCGGTGGATCTCCGACTACCGCGTGGTCGACCGGGTCACCGTTCCGAACGGCACCGTCAGCACCCGCGCCCAGCTCCTCGTCGAGGACGGGCGCCCGGGAATCCAGAAGCTGTGA
- a CDS encoding discoidin domain-containing protein: protein MKRSARRTAFTVTAAVTATVTASTTVSMLTATTAPAGRPAVVAPAADAASADADTVSAGAGRPGGILVSAAPQQLSVVGLPCFPGTLALTMTNTGSEGVYADLTVTPTGPLQLSRQLFSSYLPATEPDQPVSAPVEVRVPREAQPGAYRLDLQVDRTKLTVPVQVNPLPPKGPGSNLALGEQPSASSTHGNFAVCGALDGDKDSKHWDTLTGWNDGTRAVFPDSYDVALAAPATIDRVELYTLDSARYPARANGLRDWDVQVRTGTGDWRTVAQVRGNTRGHATSTFAPVEATAVRILALAANDNAYSRIVELEVYGG, encoded by the coding sequence ATGAAGCGCTCCGCCCGCCGTACGGCGTTCACGGTGACCGCAGCGGTCACCGCCACGGTCACCGCCTCCACCACCGTTTCGATGCTGACGGCAACAACTGCGCCGGCCGGGCGGCCGGCCGTCGTCGCCCCGGCGGCGGACGCGGCCTCGGCCGACGCGGACACGGTCTCCGCCGGCGCCGGCCGCCCCGGCGGCATCCTGGTCTCGGCCGCGCCGCAGCAACTGAGCGTCGTCGGCCTGCCGTGCTTCCCCGGAACGCTCGCCCTGACCATGACCAACACCGGGTCCGAAGGCGTGTACGCCGACCTGACCGTGACCCCGACCGGTCCCCTGCAGCTGTCCCGGCAGCTGTTCTCCTCCTACCTGCCCGCCACCGAGCCGGACCAGCCGGTGAGTGCCCCGGTCGAGGTGCGCGTACCCCGCGAGGCGCAGCCGGGCGCGTACCGCCTCGATCTGCAGGTCGACCGGACCAAGCTCACCGTGCCCGTCCAGGTGAACCCGCTGCCACCGAAGGGCCCGGGCAGCAACCTCGCGCTCGGTGAGCAGCCGAGCGCCTCGTCGACGCACGGCAACTTCGCGGTCTGCGGCGCGCTGGACGGCGACAAGGACTCCAAGCACTGGGACACCCTGACCGGCTGGAACGACGGCACCCGCGCGGTCTTCCCGGACAGCTACGACGTCGCTCTCGCCGCGCCGGCGACGATCGACCGGGTCGAGCTCTACACGCTCGACTCGGCCCGCTACCCGGCCCGGGCGAACGGTCTGCGCGACTGGGACGTCCAGGTCCGCACCGGCACCGGCGACTGGCGGACCGTCGCCCAGGTTCGCGGCAACACCCGCGGCCATGCCACCTCGACGTTCGCCCCGGTCGAGGCCACCGCCGTGCGCATCCTCGCTCTGGCCGCCAACGACAACGCCTACTCCCGGATCGTCGAGCTCGAGGTCTACGGCGGCTGA
- a CDS encoding SDR family NAD(P)-dependent oxidoreductase, with product MLVTGASRGVGAEVAKVFAAAGDRVVLHCRGAVDKAEAIRRELPGDGHAVLAADIADPAAIPVLVDESAAALGRIDVLVNNAALYVDEPVAGSRRVGHPIAETPYDEWVAAWRRTLAVNLEGAAHLTWCVARQMIDRDPAEGVARGAIVNVGSRGAYRGEPDVPAYGAAKAGLHAFGQSIAVALAPHDITVTSIAPGFIATDMTSALLDGPAGEAIRAQSPFGRVATAEEVAAAVHWLASPAAGWSSGAVLDFNGASHLR from the coding sequence GTGCTTGTCACCGGTGCTTCGCGGGGTGTCGGGGCGGAGGTGGCGAAGGTGTTCGCCGCCGCGGGCGACCGGGTCGTGCTGCACTGCCGCGGTGCGGTCGACAAGGCCGAGGCGATCCGGCGGGAGCTGCCCGGCGACGGCCATGCCGTGCTCGCGGCCGACATCGCCGACCCGGCCGCAATCCCTGTCCTGGTTGACGAATCGGCCGCGGCGCTCGGCAGGATCGACGTGCTGGTGAACAACGCCGCCCTGTACGTCGACGAACCCGTCGCCGGGTCCCGCCGGGTCGGTCACCCGATCGCCGAGACGCCGTACGACGAGTGGGTGGCGGCGTGGCGGCGCACGCTCGCGGTCAATCTCGAAGGGGCGGCACACCTGACCTGGTGCGTGGCCCGGCAGATGATCGACCGGGACCCGGCCGAGGGGGTCGCCAGGGGTGCGATCGTCAACGTGGGGTCACGCGGGGCCTACCGCGGCGAGCCCGACGTACCGGCGTACGGGGCGGCGAAGGCGGGGCTGCACGCGTTCGGGCAGTCGATTGCGGTCGCGCTGGCGCCGCACGACATCACGGTGACGTCGATCGCGCCCGGCTTCATCGCCACCGACATGACCTCGGCGCTGCTCGACGGCCCGGCCGGCGAGGCGATCCGTGCGCAGAGCCCGTTCGGCCGGGTCGCCACCGCCGAAGAGGTCGCCGCGGCGGTCCACTGGCTCGCGTCCCCGGCCGCCGGCTGGTCGTCCGGCGCCGTGCTCGACTTCAACGGCGCCTCCCACCTGCGCTGA
- a CDS encoding DUF4097 family beta strand repeat-containing protein: MSASGQLVAEAGEITRVRVEIGAGLVEITPTDGDQTFADLEVSGGDADDVVFEVIDGELVVEGPRNARRGPDITVRIQTPATLDVRIKTGSGDVVARAPLGTARLSTGSGDIGLDRVEGVLAASTGSGDLRVSDAVGPVRANTGSGDIHISEAAAGVGLSTGSGDVRIGDAAGPATVKVGSGDITIERIRDHSVATSGSGDVRVDLADGPSVRAETARGDVQIGVPDGVPTYLDLKTVTGQIQCDLEPGEQPAEGERSLVLRARTVSGDITVLRA, encoded by the coding sequence GTGAGCGCCTCCGGTCAGTTGGTCGCCGAGGCCGGCGAGATCACTCGGGTCCGGGTCGAGATCGGCGCCGGCCTGGTGGAGATCACCCCCACCGACGGCGACCAGACGTTCGCCGACCTGGAGGTGAGCGGCGGCGACGCGGACGACGTCGTCTTCGAGGTCATCGACGGCGAACTCGTCGTCGAGGGGCCGAGGAACGCCCGGCGCGGCCCGGACATCACCGTCCGGATCCAGACGCCGGCCACTCTGGACGTGCGGATCAAGACCGGGTCCGGCGACGTCGTCGCCCGCGCGCCGCTGGGCACAGCGCGGCTGTCGACCGGCTCCGGCGACATCGGACTCGACCGGGTCGAGGGGGTGCTCGCAGCCAGCACCGGCAGCGGCGACCTGCGCGTCAGCGACGCGGTGGGACCGGTGCGGGCGAACACCGGCTCCGGCGACATCCACATCAGCGAAGCCGCTGCCGGGGTGGGACTGTCCACCGGGTCCGGCGACGTCCGGATCGGCGACGCGGCCGGCCCTGCCACCGTCAAGGTCGGCTCGGGCGACATCACCATCGAGCGGATCCGGGACCACTCGGTCGCCACCTCCGGCTCCGGTGACGTCCGGGTCGACCTGGCCGACGGGCCGAGCGTGCGGGCCGAGACCGCCCGCGGCGACGTCCAGATCGGCGTACCGGACGGAGTGCCGACCTACCTGGACCTGAAGACGGTCACCGGTCAGATCCAGTGCGACCTGGAACCGGGCGAGCAGCCGGCCGAAGGCGAGCGTTCGCTGGTCCTGCGGGCGCGCACGGTCTCCGGGGACATCACCGTCCTACGGGCCTGA
- a CDS encoding polysaccharide lyase family 8 super-sandwich domain-containing protein — protein MELSRRRLLSFVPAATLLTAVRPAPAAAGSTAAAGAEVVGPAQLLTNLAGIFAGTAEANARPEVAAKLVALDQTARTWLTAMDRAGANEVFAGLPLGTSDPNLSASFQHLYEIALAVRRPGPASDLQGNSAVRTKVLDKLQWLHANHYGDQAKGYYGNWFTWEIGISGFVGKTLALLDAPRDLVTTYLASMDAYLRNGVNGDVNLDSRFHTGANLADITTNRVVQGALLGDDLRIRKALQDQFTVFATIDPYDLKHGVTDGYYADGSFIQHSSVAYTGSYGKALLSRVVQTVKMLDGTEYAAADDLVKVVQGWVETGFAPLIFEGWMMEIVKGRAVSRPGTGYDDVAVVVEAVVDLADYAAPADAARLRSYVKFTARPTLNPNSFVSPVSVARFADIVADATIQPADLNPVASSVAFNAMDKTVHRRSGYAFALARNSERISKYEYMSGENLMPWFQGDGAYYLYLSGQDQTQAYGVDYFTTVSPYGLAGVTAPVEQRRTIPQLYGTAYYNNPTHPLHFTPSSESQNTYVYFPRGTNQHSGGATLGPYGAAGWVQSDDYAYAQRDQLPEDFVVYRNASATKSWFLLDDEIVVLAAGVGDSARAVTTTIDARPSVTTAPITLEGVLRTGRRWSGPGTADLRWLHYTNGTQSVGYYFHQQATTRVDLTPVTRSRRLVRTANPDTAVTRNVFSLSLDQPAGTRTSHAYSLLPNASRTALHTHRPVRVLTNTRRAQAIHHAGLNLTAANTFAGGPHVLPGLLIDGPASTLLQAKGRQVTVAVSDPTFDRTTISLTIPGRWLRLAEPAAGVQLTHGLLGTRLSYRTHNLHGATLSAVLR, from the coding sequence GTGGAGCTCAGTCGTCGCCGCCTGCTGTCGTTCGTCCCTGCCGCCACCCTGCTGACCGCCGTACGGCCTGCACCGGCTGCTGCCGGTTCTACCGCGGCAGCAGGAGCTGAAGTGGTGGGTCCTGCCCAACTACTGACAAACCTGGCCGGCATCTTCGCCGGGACCGCCGAGGCCAACGCGCGTCCGGAGGTCGCCGCCAAGCTCGTGGCGCTCGACCAGACCGCGCGGACCTGGCTGACCGCGATGGACCGGGCCGGCGCGAACGAGGTGTTCGCCGGTCTGCCGCTCGGCACCAGTGATCCGAACCTGAGTGCGTCGTTCCAGCACCTGTACGAGATCGCGCTCGCGGTCCGCCGGCCCGGTCCGGCGTCCGACCTGCAGGGCAACAGCGCGGTGCGGACCAAGGTGCTCGACAAGCTCCAGTGGTTGCACGCGAACCACTACGGCGACCAGGCCAAGGGGTACTACGGCAACTGGTTCACCTGGGAGATCGGCATCTCGGGCTTCGTCGGCAAGACCCTGGCCCTGCTCGACGCCCCGCGCGACCTGGTCACCACGTACCTCGCCTCGATGGACGCCTACCTGCGCAACGGCGTCAACGGCGACGTGAACCTCGACTCGCGCTTCCACACCGGCGCGAACCTCGCCGACATCACCACCAACCGGGTCGTGCAGGGCGCGCTGCTCGGCGACGACCTGCGGATCCGCAAGGCGCTGCAGGACCAGTTCACCGTGTTCGCGACGATCGACCCGTACGACCTGAAGCACGGCGTCACCGACGGGTACTACGCCGACGGCTCGTTCATCCAGCACAGCTCCGTCGCCTACACCGGCTCGTACGGCAAGGCACTGCTCAGCCGGGTCGTGCAGACGGTGAAGATGCTCGACGGCACCGAGTACGCCGCGGCCGACGACCTGGTGAAGGTGGTGCAGGGCTGGGTGGAGACCGGCTTCGCGCCGCTGATCTTCGAGGGCTGGATGATGGAGATCGTCAAGGGCCGCGCGGTGTCCCGGCCCGGCACCGGGTACGACGACGTGGCGGTCGTGGTCGAGGCGGTCGTCGACCTCGCCGACTACGCGGCGCCGGCGGACGCGGCCCGGCTCCGGTCGTACGTGAAGTTCACCGCCCGGCCGACGCTGAACCCGAACAGCTTCGTCTCCCCGGTCAGCGTGGCCCGGTTCGCCGACATCGTCGCCGACGCCACGATCCAGCCCGCCGACCTCAACCCGGTCGCGAGCAGCGTCGCCTTCAACGCGATGGACAAGACCGTGCACCGGCGGTCCGGCTACGCGTTCGCGCTGGCCCGGAACTCGGAGCGGATCAGCAAGTACGAGTACATGAGCGGCGAGAACCTGATGCCCTGGTTCCAGGGCGACGGCGCCTACTACCTGTACCTGTCCGGCCAGGACCAGACCCAGGCCTACGGCGTCGACTACTTCACCACGGTCTCGCCGTACGGGCTGGCCGGGGTCACCGCGCCGGTCGAGCAGCGCCGGACGATCCCGCAGCTGTACGGCACGGCGTACTACAACAACCCCACGCACCCGTTGCACTTCACGCCGTCGTCGGAGTCGCAGAACACCTACGTCTACTTCCCGCGCGGCACCAACCAGCACTCCGGCGGCGCCACCCTCGGCCCGTACGGCGCGGCCGGGTGGGTGCAGTCGGACGACTACGCGTACGCCCAGCGCGACCAACTGCCCGAGGACTTCGTCGTCTACCGCAACGCTTCGGCAACCAAGTCGTGGTTCCTGCTCGACGACGAGATCGTGGTGCTGGCCGCGGGCGTCGGCGACTCCGCCCGCGCGGTCACGACCACGATCGACGCCCGCCCGTCGGTGACGACCGCGCCGATCACCCTCGAGGGCGTACTCCGCACCGGACGGAGGTGGTCAGGTCCCGGCACCGCTGACCTGCGCTGGCTGCACTACACGAACGGCACTCAGTCCGTCGGCTACTACTTCCACCAGCAGGCCACCACCCGCGTCGATCTGACGCCGGTCACGCGCAGCCGTCGCCTGGTCCGCACGGCGAACCCGGACACCGCCGTCACCCGCAACGTCTTCTCACTCAGCCTCGACCAACCTGCCGGCACCCGTACGTCCCACGCCTACTCGCTGCTGCCGAACGCGTCCCGCACCGCGCTGCACACCCACCGCCCGGTCCGCGTCCTCACCAACACGCGTCGCGCCCAGGCGATCCACCACGCGGGGCTCAACCTCACCGCTGCCAACACCTTCGCCGGCGGACCGCACGTACTGCCCGGCCTGCTGATCGACGGCCCGGCCTCAACGCTGCTGCAGGCGAAGGGGCGGCAGGTGACCGTCGCGGTCTCCGATCCCACGTTCGACCGCACGACGATCTCCCTCACGATCCCCGGCCGCTGGTTGCGTCTCGCCGAGCCCGCCGCCGGCGTGCAACTCACTCACGGCCTGCTCGGCACCCGCCTGAGCTACCGCACCCACAACCTCCACGGAGCCACCCTGAGCGCAGTGCTCCGCTGA